The nucleotide window AAACGCTGCcttagttatatgttttggaagtGTAAGCAAAGTCGAGTTCCATAAAACAATGCTCAAGACAAGACCTACCTCTTTTCTACCCCCCTATCATCTTCCTCTTTCAAACCTCAACTTCCAAACCCAAAAAGAACATCATCAAACCTTAACTGAAAAGCTTTTGTCtctgataaaaaaatgcaaatccAAAAACCTATTAAAACAAATCCACGCACAAATGCTTATAAACTCAATACCAAAACCCAATTTCCTTCTTTCCAAAATCATTGACCTCAAAGACTTGGCCTATGCATCCCTTGTTTTTAATCAACTCACCAAACCCAATATTTATGCCTTCAATGTCATGCTTCGTGGGTTAGCTACCACATGGAAAAGGTATGATTTTTGTGTTGAATTGTATTACAAGCTGAAGTCTTTAGGCCTAAAAGCAAATAATTTTACATACCCTTTTTTGTTTATAGCTTGTGGGAATGTTCGGGGTTTGGTTCATGGAAAGATTGGTCATTGTCTGGTGTTTAAGGCTGGTTTGGATGGTGATGAGTATGTGAATCATTCTTTGATTACGATGTACGCAAGGTGTGGTGAAATGGGTTTTGCACGGaaggtgtttgatgaaatggGTGACAGAGACCTGGTGTCGTGGAATTCGATGATTTCAGGGTATTCTAAGATGGGTTTTTCTAAAGAGGCAATTGGGTTGTTTATGGAAATGAGGGAGGAGGGGTTTGAGCCAGATGAGATGACGTTGGTGAGTGTTCTTGGAGCCTGTGGGGATTTGGGGGATTTGGGTTTAGGGAGATGGGTGGAGGGTTTTGTTTTGGAGAAGAAGATGGAGGTAAATTCGTATATGGGGTCTGCTTTGATTGACATGTATGGTAAGTGTGGGGATTTGATATCTGCGAGGAGAGTCTTTGATTCGATGCCTAACAAGGATGTTGTCACCTGGAATGCCATTATCACAGGGTAAGTAGATCGGTTTTATACTTTATAATTGTCATATATAATGGAATTGTGTCTATTTTTGCTCCTTTGAACtaacttgaaatttaaaatcttcATAATTAATCAGTTATGAAATAAAAACCACACAGATACATGAAATTTGTAAACACGTTTCgagttaatatgatttttttttgttcaattatcGCTTTATAGGTGTGCACAGAATGGAGCTTCCAATGAAGCAATTGTCCTATTCAATGGAATGAGAGAGGCAGGTCCTCATCCAGATAGAGTCACAATGATTGAAGTATTGTCTGCATGTTCCAAAATAGGAGCCCTTGATTTGGGGAAATGGGTTGAGACACATGCATCAGAAAGAGGTTTACAGCATGATGTCTATGTTGCGAGTGCATTAATTGATATGTATGCAAAATGTGGGAGCTTGGATGATGCACTTAGGGTTTTTGAGAGCATGCCCCATAAAAATGAGGTTTCATGGAATGCCATGATTTCAGCTCTTGCTTTCCATGGGCAGGCCCAGGAAGCTTTGTCATTATTCAGGCACATGTCAAAGGATAATGGCACTATTCAGCCTAATGACATCACTTTCATAGGAGTACTCTCTGCATGTGTGCATGCTGGGTTAGTTGATGAGGGCCGCCAATTGTTTGAATCAATGAATTTGTCATTTGGATTGGTCCCAAAAGTCGAGCATTATTCTTGCATGGTTGATCTTTGTGCGCGTGCAGGACTTCTGTACGAAGCTTGGGACTTAATCAAGAACATGCCTGGAAAACCAGATGAAATTGTGCTGGGGTCATTGCTTGGTGCCTGTC belongs to Populus nigra chromosome 18, ddPopNigr1.1, whole genome shotgun sequence and includes:
- the LOC133678110 gene encoding pentatricopeptide repeat-containing protein At2g34400 isoform X2 — protein: MYARCGEMGFARKVFDEMGDRDLVSWNSMISGYSKMGFSKEAIGLFMEMREEGFEPDEMTLVSVLGACGDLGDLGLGRWVEGFVLEKKMEVNSYMGSALIDMYGKCGDLISARRVFDSMPNKDVVTWNAIITGCAQNGASNEAIVLFNGMREAGPHPDRVTMIEVLSACSKIGALDLGKWVETHASERGLQHDVYVASALIDMYAKCGSLDDALRVFESMPHKNEVSWNAMISALAFHGQAQEALSLFRHMSKDNGTIQPNDITFIGVLSACVHAGLVDEGRQLFESMNLSFGLVPKVEHYSCMVDLCARAGLLYEAWDLIKNMPGKPDEIVLGSLLGACQRRRNADVGERVIQLFLEMEVSNSGNYVISSKIYANMKRWDDSAKMRVLMRQCGVSKTPGCSWIDIGAHVHEFHAGDSLHHHSVNIYHLLNEEMKREGYIPNIGCI
- the LOC133678110 gene encoding pentatricopeptide repeat-containing protein At2g34400 isoform X1, which produces MLCLLCPETVANAALVICFGSVSKVEFHKTMLKTRPTSFLPPYHLPLSNLNFQTQKEHHQTLTEKLLSLIKKCKSKNLLKQIHAQMLINSIPKPNFLLSKIIDLKDLAYASLVFNQLTKPNIYAFNVMLRGLATTWKRYDFCVELYYKLKSLGLKANNFTYPFLFIACGNVRGLVHGKIGHCLVFKAGLDGDEYVNHSLITMYARCGEMGFARKVFDEMGDRDLVSWNSMISGYSKMGFSKEAIGLFMEMREEGFEPDEMTLVSVLGACGDLGDLGLGRWVEGFVLEKKMEVNSYMGSALIDMYGKCGDLISARRVFDSMPNKDVVTWNAIITGCAQNGASNEAIVLFNGMREAGPHPDRVTMIEVLSACSKIGALDLGKWVETHASERGLQHDVYVASALIDMYAKCGSLDDALRVFESMPHKNEVSWNAMISALAFHGQAQEALSLFRHMSKDNGTIQPNDITFIGVLSACVHAGLVDEGRQLFESMNLSFGLVPKVEHYSCMVDLCARAGLLYEAWDLIKNMPGKPDEIVLGSLLGACQRRRNADVGERVIQLFLEMEVSNSGNYVISSKIYANMKRWDDSAKMRVLMRQCGVSKTPGCSWIDIGAHVHEFHAGDSLHHHSVNIYHLLNEEMKREGYIPNIGCI